The genome window TGGGGGCATATCGGGGCAGACTGCTGCACTTCATGCCAAAGCACAACTGGGCAGCAAACACGAAGTTGCTGTAATTACACCCAATAGTCAATGGAACTGGATTCCGTCCAATATTTGGGTTGGGGTTGGATTGATGAAACCTGCTCAGGTTACTTTTCCGTTGGGTCCGGTTTATAAAAAAACCGGCATCACTTATTATCAGGCCAAAGCGATCAGCATTCACCCGGAAGGTGGTGCTGCCAATGCCAAACCGCATGTGATGGTTGAATATACCGCTCCCGAAAGACAGGGTCAGTTGGAAGCTGTGACCTATGATTATTTGATCAATGCGACCGGACCAAAATTGAAATTTGAAGCCACCGAAGGATTGGGACCACACCGGAACAGCTTGTCCGTTTGCACATACGATCATGCTGCGCAAACCGCCAAAATGCTCGATGAATTAACCGAGCAAATGAAACGCGGTGAGAAAAAAACCTTGGTGATCGGCACCGGACACGGCAATTGCACCTGCCAGGGCGCAGCGTTCGAATATCTGTTTAACGTGGAATACGAACTGCAGCGCCGCAAAGTGCGGGACAAAGCAAAAATCATCTGGATTTCCAACGAACAGGAATTGGGCGATTTTGGCATTGGCGGGATGCACGTAAAGCGTGGCGGCTATGTCACGCATTCGCGGGTATTTACGGAGTCTTTGTATACGGAGCGCGGCATCGAGTGGATTACCCGTGCGCATGTGAAAGAAGTTGGCAAAAAGGAATTGTCTTACGAAAATCTCGATGGCGAGGAAAAAACAGTCGGGTTCGATTTTGCAATGCTGCTGCCCCCGTTTTCCGGAGTGGGGATGAAAGCGTTCGATAAAAATGAAGTGGACATTACCAACAAGCTTTTCGCACCGAACGGTTTTATGATTGTTGATGCGGATTATCAATCGAAACCATACGAAGAATGGTCGCCGGCGGATTGGCCGAAAACCTACCAACATCCCCAATATAAAAATATTTTCGCAGTGGGCATCGCCTTTGCACCGCCGCACGCTATTTCCAAACCGATGAAAAGTCCCAATGGAACGCCGATTTTCCCGACGCCGCCGCGAACGGGCATGCCTTCCGGCGTTATGGCGCGACAGGTCGCGTTGAATATTGTGGATATGATGAAAGGAAAAGCGGATCGTCCCAAACGCGAGGCATCGTTGGCAAATATGGGCGCGGCTTGCATCGCTTCTGCGGGCGCAAATTTCTTCAGCGGAACAGCGGTTTCGATGACGATGTATCCGATTATCCCCGATTTCAACCGCTTTCCCGGCACGGGACGGGATTTGAATTATACCACTGGCGAAATCGGGCTTGCCGGACACTGGATCAAATATTTGCTGCACCACGCGTTTATTTACAAAGCCAAAGCCAATCCGATGTGGCGGATAGTACCGGAATAACGGAAACCCGAACCCGTAGAGGCGCTTCACGAAGCGCCTAAAAAAACACAGAATAATGTTGGAATCAAAATTGAGGAGATACACAAATGGCAGAGCAAAACCAGCCAGAACAAAAAGCAGACGCCGAACGGACACCGTATGGACAGAATTTTTATCCGCCGGTGCCAACGCAATTCACCAAAACGATGCGCACAAATATTTTCTGGCAACTGTACCGTTTTGTGGTCATCAATATTAAAATGTTGCGGATGGTTCGAAAACACTGATCAGCAAAACAGTTTTTTCTTGTGTGATAACCGAATATTTATCAATTTGTGAAACCGTTCCGGGTGCGATGCTAAACCCATCGCACCTGAAAATGGGCACGAATTTATTTTTCATAAACGCAAGAAAAAACAAGTGATTACAATGGAATTTAATGCCGCTGTTTCGCAAATCAAACAGGTGTTGAACGGACGTACTCCCCGTGAGTTGCAGATTCCCGGTTTTCTGCCGGCTGCCGTCGTGCTGCCGTTTTTCAATAAAAACGGTGAAGCCCATATTTTGTTCACCATGCGATCGGAAAAGGTGCTGCACCACAAAGGGCAGGTCTCTTTTCCCGGCGGCGCGTGGGAGGAACAGGATAGCACATTGGCGGAAACCGCGTTGCGGGAAACCGACGAAGAAGTGGGCATCCCGCCGGAGCAGCTCCGGATTCTCGGGCAGCTCGATGATTTTCCGACAATCACCGATTTTTTGGTGACGCCTTTTGTGGCAACCATGCCGTATCCCTATCCTCACAACATCAGCGCGGACGAAGTCGCCGAATTGCTGGAAGTACCGCTAAGTTTGTTTCTCACCGACGAATTTTTTGAGATGAAAGAAAAGACATTCGGCGATAAAGTGTATCCGGTTTATTACTATTATTTTAAACACGCGGTAATTTGGGGTGTGACCGGATTCATCATCAATCGATTTGTGGAACTGGTGTTCGGTTACAATCCCGCCGGAAAAAGCATCCTCAGTGATCCCCGGAACGAAGCATATTTGCAGGAAAATATTTATCGGCGTGGCATAAAAAAGCGCAGTTAAATCTCACTAAAATAATCTGTAAATCGTTACCAATCAACTATTTGGTTGTTGAAAATTTGCGGCAATTTCTGCCAGATCCGATGGCGTGTTAATGTTGGTGAACAGCTGCGTACGGTAATCCGGCAACGCAACAGTCATATCTACAAATGTTGCGTCCAATGCAGAAAGCAGCTGATGCAGCGCAAAATTTTCTTCCGCCAGCGCATCCCGGAACGGCTGCCGCGACAGCGCGGAAACCGGCCACACGGAAACCAGCGGTTCTTTTCCGCGATGCGAGGTTGCAACTACCGGCGTTTCTGCCAGATTTGCCAACAGCGCATCGTAAACGCTGCGGCTCAGCAGCGGCATATCGCAGGGAATGAATGCGACCCAATCCGTTTCGGCAATTTCCAGCGCGGCGGTTATCCCGGCGAGCGGACCAGTGCCGGGGTTGGCATCGCGGATAACCGGCAACCCGGCGCGGGAATAAACGTTGACATCGTTACAGCTGAGCTGTATTTTTGGGGCGATTTGTTGCGCCAGCGATATGGCAATTTCCAGCAACGATTTGCCGTTGAAAATAGCCAACGC of Calditrichia bacterium contains these proteins:
- a CDS encoding FAD-dependent oxidoreductase, giving the protein MARLLILGGGISGQTAALHAKAQLGSKHEVAVITPNSQWNWIPSNIWVGVGLMKPAQVTFPLGPVYKKTGITYYQAKAISIHPEGGAANAKPHVMVEYTAPERQGQLEAVTYDYLINATGPKLKFEATEGLGPHRNSLSVCTYDHAAQTAKMLDELTEQMKRGEKKTLVIGTGHGNCTCQGAAFEYLFNVEYELQRRKVRDKAKIIWISNEQELGDFGIGGMHVKRGGYVTHSRVFTESLYTERGIEWITRAHVKEVGKKELSYENLDGEEKTVGFDFAMLLPPFSGVGMKAFDKNEVDITNKLFAPNGFMIVDADYQSKPYEEWSPADWPKTYQHPQYKNIFAVGIAFAPPHAISKPMKSPNGTPIFPTPPRTGMPSGVMARQVALNIVDMMKGKADRPKREASLANMGAACIASAGANFFSGTAVSMTMYPIIPDFNRFPGTGRDLNYTTGEIGLAGHWIKYLLHHAFIYKAKANPMWRIVPE
- a CDS encoding molybdenum cofactor guanylyltransferase gives rise to the protein MTSPTTRHPKINLSAVILAGGNSTRFGAPKALAIFNGKSLLEIAISLAQQIAPKIQLSCNDVNVYSRAGLPVIRDANPGTGPLAGITAALEIAETDWVAFIPCDMPLLSRSVYDALLANLAETPVVATSHRGKEPLVSVWPVSALSRQPFRDALAEENFALHQLLSALDATFVDMTVALPDYRTQLFTNINTPSDLAEIAANFQQPNS
- a CDS encoding CoA pyrophosphatase is translated as MEFNAAVSQIKQVLNGRTPRELQIPGFLPAAVVLPFFNKNGEAHILFTMRSEKVLHHKGQVSFPGGAWEEQDSTLAETALRETDEEVGIPPEQLRILGQLDDFPTITDFLVTPFVATMPYPYPHNISADEVAELLEVPLSLFLTDEFFEMKEKTFGDKVYPVYYYYFKHAVIWGVTGFIINRFVELVFGYNPAGKSILSDPRNEAYLQENIYRRGIKKRS